A single genomic interval of Rhinatrema bivittatum chromosome 12, aRhiBiv1.1, whole genome shotgun sequence harbors:
- the TMEM9 gene encoding transmembrane protein 9, whose translation MKNMELLSLVIVGFCLVVQPPQVQANKRSEDVRCKCICPPYRNISGQIYNNKNVTQKDCNCLHVVEPMPVPGHDVEAYCLLCECKYEERSTIIIKGIISIYLLVVGALLLYMAFLMLVDPLIRKPDSYVQPLHNEEESEDTRALAAAAHASFRANTVLERVEGAQQRWKRQVQEQRKTVFDRHKMLS comes from the exons ATGAAGAACATGGAGCTGCTTTCACTGGTGATCGTGGGCTTCTGTCTCGTCGTGCAACCTCCTCAGGTGCAGGCTAACAAG AGATCAGAAGATGTTCGTTGTAAATGCATATGCCCCCCCTATAGGAACATCAGTGGGCAGATATACAACAACAAAAATGTGACGCAGAAAGACTG TAACTGCCTGCACGTGGTGGAGCCAatgcctgtgccggggcatgacGTGGAGGCGTACTGCCTGCTGTGTGAGTGCAAATACGAAGAGCGCAGCACCATCATCATCAAG GGGATCATCTCTATTTACCTGCTGGTAGTCGGGGCCCTGCTTCTGTACATGGCCTTCCTAATGCTGGTGGACCCCCTGATCCGTAAGCCAGACTCCTACGTGCAGCCCCTGCACAACGAGGAGGAGAGCGAG GACACCCGTGCCCTGGCAGCGGCTGCCCACGCCAGTTTCCGAGCCAACACGGTGCTGGAGAGAGTGGAGGGAGCCCAGCAGCGCTGGAAGCGCCAGGTCCAAGAGCAAAGGAAGACCGTGTTCGACAGACACAAGATGCTGAGCTAA